The following proteins are co-located in the Rattus norvegicus strain BN/NHsdMcwi chromosome 19, GRCr8, whole genome shotgun sequence genome:
- the Irx6 gene encoding iroquois-class homeodomain protein IRX-6, giving the protein MAFPPFGHPYGGASQFLVSASSSATCCETAPRSVSDVASASTSASTLCCAPYDSRLLGSARPELGAALGIYGAPYAAAQSYPGYLTYGPEPPTLCGALNPQYEFKDAAGSFTPSLTQPGAYYPYETTLGQYQYDRYGGVELSSAGRRKNATRESTSALKAWLHEHRKNPYPTKGEKIMLAIITKMTLTQVSTWFANARRRLKKENKMTWVPKNKGGEERKADGGGEDALGCLNGDTKDATASQEAQGLQLSDLEDLEEEEEEEEEEEAEKEEAAVSAARRLVGFPKSAQPLPAPCAAAQEGCLESTECGLAVPRFSFTEAPQSGEADFITAEPSGPTMIVHYPSGHKPRIWSLAHTAASSAVKGAPSTPPRGQSPECHMIPRQPSSVRRLLVPRFSGGEENSPAVKAFGNSTFALQGLPLNCAPCPRRREPEVRFQYPSGAEG; this is encoded by the exons ATGGCCTTCCCGCCCTTTGGACACCCGTATGGCGGCGCATCCCAG TTTCTGGTGTCTGCAAGTTCCAGTGCCACTTGCTGTGAAACGGCCCCTCGGTCAGTGTCAGATGTGGCCTCAGCCTCCACCTCTGCCTCTACTCTTTGCTGTGCACCCTATGACAGTCGGCTGCTGGGCAGTGCTCGGCCAGAGCTGGGCGCTGCCTTGGGCATCTATGGAGCACCTTATGCAGCTGCCCAGAGTTACCCAGGGTACCTGACCTATGGCCCAGAGCCACCTACACTGTGTGGTGCACTG AATCCTCAGTATGAGTTTAAGGATGCTGCAGGAAGCTTTACTCCCAGTCTGACCCAGCCAGGGGCCTACTACCCCTATGAGACAACTCTGGGGCAGTATCAATATGACAG GTATGGTGGAGTGGAGTTGAGCAGCGCTGGCCGCAGGAAGAATGCCACAAGAGAGAGCACCAGCGCACTGAAGGCCTGGCTCCACGAACACCGCAAGAACCCGTACCCCACTAAGGGCGAGAAGATCATGCTGGCCATCATCACCAAGATGACCCTCACCCAGGTGTCCACCTGGTTCGCCAACGCGCGCCGGCGCctcaagaaggaaaacaaaatgacGTGGGTGCCCAAGAacaagggtggggaggagaggaaagcagATGGTGGAGGAGAAGACGCTCTGGGGTGCCTGAATGGTGACACCAAAG ACGCTACTGCCAGCCAAGAGGCCCAGGGGCTGCAGCTGAGTGACTTGGAAGatctggaggaagaggaggaagaggaggaagaggaagaagcagaaaaagagGAGGCAGCGGTCTCAGCAGCACGGAGGCTGGTTGGTTTTCCGAAGAGCGCACAGCCCTTGCCTGCTCCCTGTGCTGCCGCTCAGGAGGGCTGCTTGGAGAGCACAGAGTGCGGCTTGGCTGTGCCCCGCTTCTCCTTTACTGAAGCCCCACAATCAGGGGAAGCTGACTTTATTACAGCAGAGCCAAGTGGCCCCACGATGATCGTGCACTACCCAAGCGGCCACAAACCCCGCATTTGGTCCTTAGCTCACACTGCAGCATCCAGCGCTGTCAAAGGTGCTCCCTCAACTCCGCCCAGGGGACAAAGTCCAGAGTGCCACATGATTCCCAGACAGCCCAGTTCTGTCAGGCGACTCCTGGTCCCCAGATTCTCGGGAGGCGAAGAAAATTCTCCTGCAGTCAAAGCTTTCGGAAACTCCACGTTCGCTCTGCAGGGGCTGCCACTGAACTGTGCACCATGCCCGAGGCGGAGAGAGCCTGAAGTGCGCTTCCAGTACCCATCTGGAGCAGAAG GTTAG
- the Irx6 gene encoding iroquois-class homeodomain protein IRX-6 isoform X2 codes for MAFPPFGHPYGGASQFLVSASSSATCCETAPRSVSDVASASTSASTLCCAPYDSRLLGSARPELGAALGIYGAPYAAAQSYPGYLTYGPEPPTLCGALNPQYEFKDAAGSFTPSLTQPGAYYPYETTLGQYQYDRYGGVELSSAGRRKNATRESTSALKAWLHEHRKNPYPTKGEKIMLAIITKMTLTQVSTWFANARRRLKKENKMTWVPKNKGGEERKADGGGEDALGCLNGDTKDATASQEAQGLQLSDLEDLEEEEEEEEEEEAEKEEAAVSAARRLVGFPKSAQPLPAPCAAAQEGCLESTECGLAVPRFSFTEAPQSGEADFITAEPSGPTMIVHYPSGHKPRIWSLAHTAASSAVKGAPSTPPRGQSPECHMIPRQPSSVRRLLVPRFSGGEENSPAVKAFGNSTFALQGLPLNCAPCPRRREPEVRFQYPSGAEAG; via the exons ATGGCCTTCCCGCCCTTTGGACACCCGTATGGCGGCGCATCCCAG TTTCTGGTGTCTGCAAGTTCCAGTGCCACTTGCTGTGAAACGGCCCCTCGGTCAGTGTCAGATGTGGCCTCAGCCTCCACCTCTGCCTCTACTCTTTGCTGTGCACCCTATGACAGTCGGCTGCTGGGCAGTGCTCGGCCAGAGCTGGGCGCTGCCTTGGGCATCTATGGAGCACCTTATGCAGCTGCCCAGAGTTACCCAGGGTACCTGACCTATGGCCCAGAGCCACCTACACTGTGTGGTGCACTG AATCCTCAGTATGAGTTTAAGGATGCTGCAGGAAGCTTTACTCCCAGTCTGACCCAGCCAGGGGCCTACTACCCCTATGAGACAACTCTGGGGCAGTATCAATATGACAG GTATGGTGGAGTGGAGTTGAGCAGCGCTGGCCGCAGGAAGAATGCCACAAGAGAGAGCACCAGCGCACTGAAGGCCTGGCTCCACGAACACCGCAAGAACCCGTACCCCACTAAGGGCGAGAAGATCATGCTGGCCATCATCACCAAGATGACCCTCACCCAGGTGTCCACCTGGTTCGCCAACGCGCGCCGGCGCctcaagaaggaaaacaaaatgacGTGGGTGCCCAAGAacaagggtggggaggagaggaaagcagATGGTGGAGGAGAAGACGCTCTGGGGTGCCTGAATGGTGACACCAAAG ACGCTACTGCCAGCCAAGAGGCCCAGGGGCTGCAGCTGAGTGACTTGGAAGatctggaggaagaggaggaagaggaggaagaggaagaagcagaaaaagagGAGGCAGCGGTCTCAGCAGCACGGAGGCTGGTTGGTTTTCCGAAGAGCGCACAGCCCTTGCCTGCTCCCTGTGCTGCCGCTCAGGAGGGCTGCTTGGAGAGCACAGAGTGCGGCTTGGCTGTGCCCCGCTTCTCCTTTACTGAAGCCCCACAATCAGGGGAAGCTGACTTTATTACAGCAGAGCCAAGTGGCCCCACGATGATCGTGCACTACCCAAGCGGCCACAAACCCCGCATTTGGTCCTTAGCTCACACTGCAGCATCCAGCGCTGTCAAAGGTGCTCCCTCAACTCCGCCCAGGGGACAAAGTCCAGAGTGCCACATGATTCCCAGACAGCCCAGTTCTGTCAGGCGACTCCTGGTCCCCAGATTCTCGGGAGGCGAAGAAAATTCTCCTGCAGTCAAAGCTTTCGGAAACTCCACGTTCGCTCTGCAGGGGCTGCCACTGAACTGTGCACCATGCCCGAGGCGGAGAGAGCCTGAAGTGCGCTTCCAGTACCCATCTGGAGCAGAAG CAGGTTAG
- the Irx6 gene encoding iroquois-class homeodomain protein IRX-6 isoform X1, which translates to MAFPPFGHPYGGASQFLVSASSSATCCETAPRSVSDVASASTSASTLCCAPYDSRLLGSARPELGAALGIYGAPYAAAQSYPGYLTYGPEPPTLCGALNPQYEFKDAAGSFTPSLTQPGAYYPYETTLGQYQYDRYGGVELSSAGRRKNATRESTSALKAWLHEHRKNPYPTKGEKIMLAIITKMTLTQVSTWFANARRRLKKENKMTWVPKNKGGEERKADGGGEDALGCLNGDTKDATASQEAQGLQLSDLEDLEEEEEEEEEEEAEKEEAAVSAARRLVGFPKSAQPLPAPCAAAQEGCLESTECGLAVPRFSFTEAPQSGEADFITAEPSGPTMIVHYPSGHKPRIWSLAHTAASSAVKGAPSTPPRGQSPECHMIPRQPSSVRRLLVPRFSGGEENSPAVKAFGNSTFALQGLPLNCAPCPRRREPEVRFQYPSGAEGSRTPAAALRVLVQKLPTHHLPQI; encoded by the exons ATGGCCTTCCCGCCCTTTGGACACCCGTATGGCGGCGCATCCCAG TTTCTGGTGTCTGCAAGTTCCAGTGCCACTTGCTGTGAAACGGCCCCTCGGTCAGTGTCAGATGTGGCCTCAGCCTCCACCTCTGCCTCTACTCTTTGCTGTGCACCCTATGACAGTCGGCTGCTGGGCAGTGCTCGGCCAGAGCTGGGCGCTGCCTTGGGCATCTATGGAGCACCTTATGCAGCTGCCCAGAGTTACCCAGGGTACCTGACCTATGGCCCAGAGCCACCTACACTGTGTGGTGCACTG AATCCTCAGTATGAGTTTAAGGATGCTGCAGGAAGCTTTACTCCCAGTCTGACCCAGCCAGGGGCCTACTACCCCTATGAGACAACTCTGGGGCAGTATCAATATGACAG GTATGGTGGAGTGGAGTTGAGCAGCGCTGGCCGCAGGAAGAATGCCACAAGAGAGAGCACCAGCGCACTGAAGGCCTGGCTCCACGAACACCGCAAGAACCCGTACCCCACTAAGGGCGAGAAGATCATGCTGGCCATCATCACCAAGATGACCCTCACCCAGGTGTCCACCTGGTTCGCCAACGCGCGCCGGCGCctcaagaaggaaaacaaaatgacGTGGGTGCCCAAGAacaagggtggggaggagaggaaagcagATGGTGGAGGAGAAGACGCTCTGGGGTGCCTGAATGGTGACACCAAAG ACGCTACTGCCAGCCAAGAGGCCCAGGGGCTGCAGCTGAGTGACTTGGAAGatctggaggaagaggaggaagaggaggaagaggaagaagcagaaaaagagGAGGCAGCGGTCTCAGCAGCACGGAGGCTGGTTGGTTTTCCGAAGAGCGCACAGCCCTTGCCTGCTCCCTGTGCTGCCGCTCAGGAGGGCTGCTTGGAGAGCACAGAGTGCGGCTTGGCTGTGCCCCGCTTCTCCTTTACTGAAGCCCCACAATCAGGGGAAGCTGACTTTATTACAGCAGAGCCAAGTGGCCCCACGATGATCGTGCACTACCCAAGCGGCCACAAACCCCGCATTTGGTCCTTAGCTCACACTGCAGCATCCAGCGCTGTCAAAGGTGCTCCCTCAACTCCGCCCAGGGGACAAAGTCCAGAGTGCCACATGATTCCCAGACAGCCCAGTTCTGTCAGGCGACTCCTGGTCCCCAGATTCTCGGGAGGCGAAGAAAATTCTCCTGCAGTCAAAGCTTTCGGAAACTCCACGTTCGCTCTGCAGGGGCTGCCACTGAACTGTGCACCATGCCCGAGGCGGAGAGAGCCTGAAGTGCGCTTCCAGTACCCATCTGGAGCAGAAGGTAGTAGGACCCCAGCGGCGGCGCTGAGAGTGCTTGTCCAAAAGTTACCCACCCATCACCTTCCCCAGATCTAG